Part of the Campylobacter sp. CNRCH_2014_0184h genome is shown below.
TATCGCAATCATTTGTATTAAAATAGCATCTGTTTTATCAAGAACTAAAACCTCAGGTATAAAATTTGGCATAAGTAAAATAAGTATGATCACGCAAGCTGTAAGCATCCATGTTAAAAGCATAGAGGCGATGATGTTTAAAAAAATATTTTTTTCTTTAAAAAGTGTCTTTAGCGGAAATTTTTCTAAATTATTTTCTTGATGCATTTTTTGAAAAATAGGTGTTTCTTCTAGAAATTTTCTAAGATATATAGAAATAATGCCAAAAAATCCACCAATAGCAAAAGGAATACGCCAAGCATAATCATAAATTGATTCTTGCTCAAAACAATGATTAATTACCAATGCAACAGCACATCCTAAAAGAATTCCAAAAGCCATAGAAGCATTAATAGCGCTAACACAAAAACCATCTTTCCCATCAGGCGCATGTTCTTTTACAAATACCCAAGCACCAGGTAGTTCCCCGCCTATAGCTACACCTTGAGCTATTCTAACAAGTAGTAAAAATACCGGAGCTAGATAACCTATGCTTTCAAAAGTAGGTATAAAAGCTAAAGAAAAAGTTGGAAGCACCATGAGTAATATGCTTAGCATAAACATTTTTTTACGGCCAAATTTATCACCAAAATGCGCCATAACTATACCACCAAGTGGTCTAGCTAAATATCCTGCTGCAAAGGTTCCATAAGTATTTAAAAGTTTCCAAAAATCACTCATATCGCTTGGAAAAAAATTTCTTGAAATATAATTAGCAAAAAAGACAAAAATCACAAAATCATAAAATTCTAAAGCTCCTCCCAAAGAAGATAAGGAAAGTGTTTTATAATCTTTTCTTTTTAAACTTTTTAGCATTTAAATACTTTCTTTTATAGTGTTTTGATAATTATAATAAAAAATGCCGTAGTTTGTAAAAAATATTAAAAATTTAAAAAGAAAAATTGTGATAAAATAATAGCTTTGTATTTTGTAGAAAGGAGAAAAGCATTGGCAAAAGATGATATTATCGAAATTGATGGTAATGTAATCGAAGCTTTACCTAATGCAACTTTTAAAGTTGAATTAGATAATAAACATGTGATACTTTGTCATATTGCAGGTAAGATGCGTATGCATTATATTAGGATTATGCCTGGCGATAGAGTTAAAGTAGAGCTAACACCTTATAGCCTTGATAAGGGTCGTATTACATTTAGATACAAATAAGTCTAAGTTGTTTAAAAGCAAAAGTAAAGTATAATTAGCACTTTTGCAGAAATTGCAATAAAACTGTATGAAGAAGTATTTTCAAAATCACCACTTATTTTGAAAATAGTTGGTTGCTCTAAAAACCTGGTGCAGTTGTAAAAAAAGTGGAATTTACAATAACAGGAGTAAAGCATGAAAGTTAGACCATCTGTTAAAAAGATGTGTGACAAATGCAAAGTAGTTCGTCGTAAAGGCGTAGTTCGCATTATTTGCGAAAATCCAAAACACAAACAAAGACAAGGATAATTTATGGCTCGTATTGCAGGTGTGGATTTACCAAAGAAAAAAAGAATTGAATATGGTTTGACTTATATTTATGGTATAGGTTTGCATACTTCAAGAAAAATCTTAGATAAAACAGGAATTTCTTATGATAAAAGAGTTCATGAACTAAGTGAAGATGAAGCAGCAGCTATCCGTAAAGAAATTCAAGAAAACTATATGGTTGAGGGTGATCTTAGAAAACAAGTTGCTATGGATATCAAAGCATTAATGGATCTAGGAAGCTTTAGAGGCTTAAGACATAGAAAAGGCTTACCGGTTCGTGGTCAAAAAACAAAAACAAATGCCAGAACTAGAAAAGGTAAGAGAAAAACCGTTGGTGCAAAATCATAAGGATAGAAAATGGCAAAAAGAAAAGTAGTTAAGAAAAAAGTAGTTAAAAAAAATATAGCTAAAGGTATAGTTTATATCAGTGCAACATTTAATAATACTATGGTTACTGTAACTGATGAAATGGGAAATGCTATCGCTTGGAGTAGTGCAGGTGGTTTAGGATTTAAAGGTTCTAAAAAATCAACTCCTTATGCAGCACAACAAGCAGTAGAAGATGCTTTAAATAAAGCAAAAGAACATGGTATTAAAGAAGTAGGTATTAAAGTACAAGGACCAGGAAGTGGTCGTGAGACAGCGGTTAAGAGTGTAGGTGCTATGGAAGGTATTAAAGTAACTTTCTTAAAAGATATTACCCCATTAGCTCATAATGGTTGTAGACCACCAAAACGTCGTCGTGTCTAAGAATAAGATATAAGATTTAGGAGAATTATAATGGCAAGATATAGAGGACCAGTAGAGAAATTAGAAAGACGACTTGGCGTAAGCTTGGCAATGAAAGGCGAAAGAAGATTAGCAGGTAAAAGTGCTTTAGATAAACGCCCTTACGCACCAGGTCAGCATGGACAAAGAAAAGCTAAAATCAGCGAATACGGACTTCAATTAAGAGAAAAACAAAAAGCTAAGTTTATGTATGGTGTTAGTGAAAAACAATTTAGAAGATTATTTAGCGAAGCTGCTAGAAAAGATGGCAACACCGGTGCGCTTTTAATCCAGCTTTTAGAACAAAGACTTGATAATGTTGTTTATAGAATGGGTTTTGCTACAACACGCCGTTTTGCTAGACAACTTGTAACTCATGGACATATTTTAGTAAATGGTAAAAGAGTGGATATTCCTAGTTATAGAGTAGAGGCAGGTCAAAAAATTGAAGTGATTGAAAAAAGCAAAAACAATCCTCAAATTTCAAGAGCGATCGAACTTACTGCTCAAACTGGTATAGTTGCTTGGGTTGATGTAGAAAAAGATAAAAGATTTGGAATTTTTACAAGAAAACCTGAAAGAGAAGAAGTTATCATTCCAGTTGAGGAAAGATATATCGTTGAGTTGTACTCTAAATAATAAAGGTTTTTGATATGAGACATATTACAACTTCTGCTTATACACCGACAGAGTTTAGTATTGAAAATATCAGTGATACAGTAGCAAAAGTAAGTGCATGGCCTTTTGAAATTGGCTATGCTATTACTTTGGCGCATCCTTTGCGTCGTTTGCTTTATTCAAGCACAGTAGGTTTTGCTCCAACAGGAGTTAAAATCAAAGGCGTAGCACATGAATTTGATAGTATGCGTGGTATGCTTGAAGATGTAGCATTGTTTATTATCAATCTAAAAAAATTAAGATTTAAACTAAAAACAGATTCTGAAAAAGAAGTTATAACTTTTAGTTTTAAAGGACCAAAAGAAATTTGCGGAAAAGACTTAGATAACGATGTTGTTGAGGTTGTGAACGCAGATAGCTATCTTGCAACGATCAATGAAGATGCAGATTTAGAATTTACCTTAATCATTGAAAAAGGTATAGGTTATGTACCTTCTGAAGAAGTGCAAAATTTCTTAGATCCTGAATTTATAGCACTTGATGCATTCTTTACTCCGGTAAAACATGCAGTTTATGATATAGAAAAAGTGCTTTTTGAAGATAACCCAGATTATGAAAAAGTTGTTTTTACAATCACAACTGATGGTCAAATTTCACCAAGTGATGCTTTTAAAAATGCTTTAGAAGCAATGTATAAACAATTATCGGTGTTTGATAAAATCACTAATGCTCAAAGCGTTGTAAGAAGCCAAACACAAAATAATGAAGTAGAACACGTAAAATTACTTCAAAATATAACTGAGTTAAATTTAAGCGCAAGAAGCTTTAATTGCCTAGAAAAAGCAAATGTGGTTTATATCGGTGAGCTTGCTTTAATGAGTGTAGGCGAACTTGCAGATTTAAAAAATCTAGGTAAAAAATCTTTGGATGAGATTAAAAGTGTGATGGAATCTATAGGTTTTCCTATAGGAAATTCAAAACTCAGTGATAGTGCAAAAGAAACGCTAAAAAGAAAAATTACAGAATTAAAAGCACAAAATGAAGGATAATCAATGAGACATAGACATGGATATAGAAAGTTAGGTCGCACTTCTACTCACCGTGCAGCCTTATTAAAAAACCTTACCATTGCTATTATTAAAGCAGGTAAAATAGAAACAACATTACCTAAAGCAAAAGAATTAAGAGGTTATGTTGAAAGATTAATTACTCGTGCAAGAAAAGGTGATTTCAATGCTCATAGAGCAGTTTTTGCTAGCTTGCAAGATAAAGAAGCTACAAATAAACTTGTAACAGAAATCGCACCTAAATTTGCAGATAGAAACGGTGGTTATACAAGAATTATCAAAACAAGAATCCGCCGTGGCGATGCTGCAGAAATGGCTTTCATCGAATTCGTAGCTTAATTTTTAGCCTTTTTAAAGGCTAAAAACTTCTTAATTTTTATTTATTTACTTACTATTTTTTGTATTTTTATCCATTTTTTGCTACTATTAATCTTTTTAACTACAAAAAAGGAAAAAAATGCAAGAAAATTCAAGATTACGCATAGCTATACAAAAATCAGGTCGTTTGAGTAAAGATTCTATTGCCTTGCTTGAGTCTATAGGTGTAAAACTTCGCATACACGATCAAAGTTTAATTGCTTTTTCTACAAATTTACCTATTGATCTACTTAGAGTAAGAGATGATGATATACCAGGATTAATTTTTGATGGAGTAGTAGATCTTGGCATAGTTGGAGAAAATGTTTTAGAAGAAAATGAGTTAGAAAGAAAATCAAAAAACGAAAATGCAGATTTTATAATGCTTAAAAAGCTTGATTTTGGTGGGTGCCGTTTGTCTTTAGCATTGCCAGAAAATAGCGAGTATAAAGGTATAGAAAGTTTTAAAAATTTACGCATAGCAACTTCTTATCCACAGCTTTTAAAGCGTTTTATGGAAGAAAATAACATTCCTTATAAAACTTGTATGCTAACAGGCTCAGTTGAAGTAGCGCCAAGTGCAAATTTAGCTGATGGAATTTGTGATTTAGTTTCAAGTGGTGCTACTTTGAAAGCAAATGGGCTTAAAGAAGTTATGGTGATTTATAAGTCAAAAGCTTGCATAATCCAAAGAAAAGAAAGTTTAGCTTCACATAAACAAGAATTAATCGATAAATTACTCATTAGGATTAATGGAGTTATGCAAGCAAGAGAGTCAAAATACATCATGTTGCATGCTCCTATTGAAAAGCTGGAAAAAATCACAGCTTTATTACCAGGTGTTGAAAAACCTACGATTTTACCTTTAGAAAATGATAAAGCTAGAGTGGCGCTACATATGGTAAGTCAAGAAAATTTATTTTGGGAAACTATGGAAGCTTTGAAAAAAGAAGGCGCAAGTGCGATTTTAGTTTTACCTATTGAAAAAATGCTTTCTTAAAGGATAAAAATGCAAATACTTGATTTTGAAAAATTAAACCAAAGCGAACAAGAATTAGCACTCAAGCGTCCTGCTATAAGTGCTAATGCACAGGTTAAAACCATAGTAGAACAAATCATTGAAGATGTCAAAATAAATGGCGATGAAGCTTTAAAACAAATGGCTGTAAAATTTGATAAAGTAGAGTTAAATTCCATTAAACTAAGCGATGAAGAGCTTAGTAATTTAGCAGAGCAAATTGATGATGAGTTAAAACAAGCTATTAAAATAGCTTATGAAAATATCTATAAATTCCACAAAGCTCAAGAAAATAAAACCATAGAAGTTCAAACCTTTGAAGGGGTAACTTGCAAGGTGCTAACAAGAGCTATTGAAAAAGTAGGGCTTTATATACCAGGAGGTTTAGCACCACTTTTTTCAACTGCACTCATGCTAGCTATCCCAGCTAAAATTGCAAAATGCAAATTCATAGCCTTAGCTTCCCCAGCACCACTACACCCTGCCATTGCTTTTGTAGCAAAACTTTGCAAAGTTGATGCAGTGTATCAAATAGGCGGAGCAGGAGCTATAGCAGCGCTTGCTTATGGAACGCAAAGTGTGCAAAAAGTAGATAAAATTTTTGGTCCCGGAAATGCTTTTGTAACTGAAGCCAAAAAGCAAGTTAATAATCATGGAGTAGCTATTGATATGCAAGCAGGACCTTCAGAGGTATTAGTTTTAGCAGATGAATTTGCTAATGCTAAATTTATAGCTTCAGATTTACTCTCACAAGCTGAGCATGGAGTAGATTCTCAAGCGATTTTAGTTTGTACAAGTGAAAAACTAGCCAAAGAAGTAGATAGTGAAGTTGCTTTACAGCTTGAAAAACTCTCGCGTAAAGAAATTGCTTCAAAATCTTTAGCACACTCTAAAATCATTCTTGCAAAAGATATAAAACATGCCATAAGTATTTCAAATGACTATGCACCTGAGCATTTGATCATTCATACACAAGATCCATCTAGCTTGCTTGATGATATTATGCATGCAGGTTCAGTATTTTTAGGTGAGTATTCTCCAGAATCTATGGGAGATTATGCAAGTGGAACAAATCATGTATTACCAACTTATGGTTTTACTAAGTCTTATTCTTCATTAGGGCTTGCTGATTTTATGAAAAGAATGACTGTACAAGAACTTAGTAAAGAAGGCTTTAAAAAACTTGGGCCTGTGGTGGAAATTTTAGCAGCAGCTGAAGGACTTGATGGGCATAAAAATGCCGTGAGTTTAAGATTAGAAAGTCTAAAATGAGTGCAAAAATTTTATTTATCGATAGAGATGGTACGCTCATTGATGAGCCAAAAGATGATTTTCAAATCGATTCTTTGGAAAAACTTGAGTTTGAAAAAGGTGCTATCAATGCACTTTTAAAGTTAAAAAATTTTGGTTTTAAATTTGTTATGGTGAGTAATCAAGATGGCCTAGGCACAAATTCTTTTCCTAGGGAAAATTTTGACAAGGCTCATGAAAAAATGCTAAGTGTTTTTCAAAGTTGTGGTATAGAATTTGAAGATATCTTTATATGCCCACATTTTGAGTATGAAAATTGTGCCTGTAGGAAGCCAAAAACTGCCATGCTTGAAAACTATATCAAAAATAAACTTTATGATAAAAATAAAAGTTTTGTTATAGGCGATAGAGACAGCGATATGCTTTTGGCACAAAATCTTGGAATTCAAGGTTTAAAATATGATAAAAACGATTTTAACTGGGAACAAATCGCTGATTTTATCTTGCAAAATTACCGCAGTGCCTGCATAGAGCGTAATACCAAAGAAACTCAAATTCAAGTTAAAATAGCTTTTAATGAAAAAGCAAAAGCTAATATCAAAACAAATATCGCATTTTTTGATCATATGTTAGAGCAAATTGCTACGCATGCAAATATATCTTTAGAGATAAAATGCAAAGGGGATTTAGAAGTTGATGAACATCATAGCGTAGAAGATGTCGCACTTGCTTTGGGTGAGGCTATTAAAAGCGCACTAGATCAAAAAATAGGCATTGCAAGATATGGCTTTGTTTTACCTATGGATGAGTGCTTGGCAAGTTGTGCGATTGACTTTTGCAATAGACCGCATTTAGTTTATAAGGCTAAATTTAAAAAAGAAAAACTTGGAGAATTAAGTACAGAAATGATAGAGCATTTTTTCTACTCATTAAGTTA
Proteins encoded:
- a CDS encoding MFS transporter gives rise to the protein MLKSLKRKDYKTLSLSSLGGALEFYDFVIFVFFANYISRNFFPSDMSDFWKLLNTYGTFAAGYLARPLGGIVMAHFGDKFGRKKMFMLSILLMVLPTFSLAFIPTFESIGYLAPVFLLLVRIAQGVAIGGELPGAWVFVKEHAPDGKDGFCVSAINASMAFGILLGCAVALVINHCFEQESIYDYAWRIPFAIGGFFGIISIYLRKFLEETPIFQKMHQENNLEKFPLKTLFKEKNIFLNIIASMLLTWMLTACVIILILLMPNFIPEVLVLDKTDAILIQMIAIIILSCGTLLAGIWVDKFGFLITSLIFTIGFSLSCFFYFYFFYAQILHLSIYFYFIACFFGGINALAPILMCKIFKPSIRFSGISFSYNIAYAIAGGFTPQLVFMLHSLAIRPENPFVYGIFIYILFLSFITLLTTVFTYKRLRF
- the infA gene encoding translation initiation factor IF-1 produces the protein MAKDDIIEIDGNVIEALPNATFKVELDNKHVILCHIAGKMRMHYIRIMPGDRVKVELTPYSLDKGRITFRYK
- the rpmJ gene encoding 50S ribosomal protein L36 encodes the protein MKVRPSVKKMCDKCKVVRRKGVVRIICENPKHKQRQG
- the rpsM gene encoding 30S ribosomal protein S13, coding for MARIAGVDLPKKKRIEYGLTYIYGIGLHTSRKILDKTGISYDKRVHELSEDEAAAIRKEIQENYMVEGDLRKQVAMDIKALMDLGSFRGLRHRKGLPVRGQKTKTNARTRKGKRKTVGAKS
- the rpsK gene encoding 30S ribosomal protein S11, translating into MAKRKVVKKKVVKKNIAKGIVYISATFNNTMVTVTDEMGNAIAWSSAGGLGFKGSKKSTPYAAQQAVEDALNKAKEHGIKEVGIKVQGPGSGRETAVKSVGAMEGIKVTFLKDITPLAHNGCRPPKRRRV
- the rpsD gene encoding 30S ribosomal protein S4, with translation MARYRGPVEKLERRLGVSLAMKGERRLAGKSALDKRPYAPGQHGQRKAKISEYGLQLREKQKAKFMYGVSEKQFRRLFSEAARKDGNTGALLIQLLEQRLDNVVYRMGFATTRRFARQLVTHGHILVNGKRVDIPSYRVEAGQKIEVIEKSKNNPQISRAIELTAQTGIVAWVDVEKDKRFGIFTRKPEREEVIIPVEERYIVELYSK
- a CDS encoding DNA-directed RNA polymerase subunit alpha, with product MRHITTSAYTPTEFSIENISDTVAKVSAWPFEIGYAITLAHPLRRLLYSSTVGFAPTGVKIKGVAHEFDSMRGMLEDVALFIINLKKLRFKLKTDSEKEVITFSFKGPKEICGKDLDNDVVEVVNADSYLATINEDADLEFTLIIEKGIGYVPSEEVQNFLDPEFIALDAFFTPVKHAVYDIEKVLFEDNPDYEKVVFTITTDGQISPSDAFKNALEAMYKQLSVFDKITNAQSVVRSQTQNNEVEHVKLLQNITELNLSARSFNCLEKANVVYIGELALMSVGELADLKNLGKKSLDEIKSVMESIGFPIGNSKLSDSAKETLKRKITELKAQNEG
- the rplQ gene encoding 50S ribosomal protein L17 translates to MRHRHGYRKLGRTSTHRAALLKNLTIAIIKAGKIETTLPKAKELRGYVERLITRARKGDFNAHRAVFASLQDKEATNKLVTEIAPKFADRNGGYTRIIKTRIRRGDAAEMAFIEFVA
- the hisG gene encoding ATP phosphoribosyltransferase → MQENSRLRIAIQKSGRLSKDSIALLESIGVKLRIHDQSLIAFSTNLPIDLLRVRDDDIPGLIFDGVVDLGIVGENVLEENELERKSKNENADFIMLKKLDFGGCRLSLALPENSEYKGIESFKNLRIATSYPQLLKRFMEENNIPYKTCMLTGSVEVAPSANLADGICDLVSSGATLKANGLKEVMVIYKSKACIIQRKESLASHKQELIDKLLIRINGVMQARESKYIMLHAPIEKLEKITALLPGVEKPTILPLENDKARVALHMVSQENLFWETMEALKKEGASAILVLPIEKMLS
- the hisD gene encoding histidinol dehydrogenase; its protein translation is MQILDFEKLNQSEQELALKRPAISANAQVKTIVEQIIEDVKINGDEALKQMAVKFDKVELNSIKLSDEELSNLAEQIDDELKQAIKIAYENIYKFHKAQENKTIEVQTFEGVTCKVLTRAIEKVGLYIPGGLAPLFSTALMLAIPAKIAKCKFIALASPAPLHPAIAFVAKLCKVDAVYQIGGAGAIAALAYGTQSVQKVDKIFGPGNAFVTEAKKQVNNHGVAIDMQAGPSEVLVLADEFANAKFIASDLLSQAEHGVDSQAILVCTSEKLAKEVDSEVALQLEKLSRKEIASKSLAHSKIILAKDIKHAISISNDYAPEHLIIHTQDPSSLLDDIMHAGSVFLGEYSPESMGDYASGTNHVLPTYGFTKSYSSLGLADFMKRMTVQELSKEGFKKLGPVVEILAAAEGLDGHKNAVSLRLESLK
- the hisB gene encoding bifunctional histidinol-phosphatase/imidazoleglycerol-phosphate dehydratase HisB; the encoded protein is MSAKILFIDRDGTLIDEPKDDFQIDSLEKLEFEKGAINALLKLKNFGFKFVMVSNQDGLGTNSFPRENFDKAHEKMLSVFQSCGIEFEDIFICPHFEYENCACRKPKTAMLENYIKNKLYDKNKSFVIGDRDSDMLLAQNLGIQGLKYDKNDFNWEQIADFILQNYRSACIERNTKETQIQVKIAFNEKAKANIKTNIAFFDHMLEQIATHANISLEIKCKGDLEVDEHHSVEDVALALGEAIKSALDQKIGIARYGFVLPMDECLASCAIDFCNRPHLVYKAKFKKEKLGELSTEMIEHFFYSLSYAMGASLHLKVKGKNDHHKAEGLFKAFARALKMAIKIENENLASSKGVI